One segment of Scyliorhinus torazame isolate Kashiwa2021f chromosome 14, sScyTor2.1, whole genome shotgun sequence DNA contains the following:
- the LOC140389053 gene encoding probable G-protein coupled receptor 148: MVAFLGFDVSNSTVILSGIRFSNATNDSEDCSITVEGVRPQHLNIFLISLALCLVGTLLANPLLLMVILLKKSFRRETRYLLLANILVADLIFLFLNSFIAISIAAQQCMPSLLCDFIVIGRTISDFSSVLTITVMAIDTYIAVSLPLRYVAIIHPSRTVKLVIVIWILASVYPFILLTAILAKQPALSHGHKMCLMLLSPNMCPFSRQFILGINIFLVFSVLTFFLIVLYCYIMLYCKTRGSGIWDSLNSRARMTLLIHGIVLFLYFGPCLIFSLEIVFSDSNLINASTRMWLYNINIHVFMMIPRLLCPYLYGLRYRELAEAVKRLFIIGRHRVHAINR; encoded by the coding sequence ATGGTGGCTTTTCTTGGGTTCGATGTTTCCAATTCCACTGTGATCTTGTCGGGCATTAGGTTTTCCAATGCCACCAATGACAGTGAGGACTGCAGCATCACAGTTGAAGGTGTGCGTCCTCAGCATTTAAACATTTTTCTCATCTCTCTAGCCCTGTGCCTCGTCGGCACACTGCTGGCCAACCCACTGCTTCTCATGGTTATTTTGTTAAAAAAAAGTTTCCGGCGGGAAACAAGGTATCTGCTCCTGGCCAACATACTGGTGGCTGACCTCATTTTCCTGTTCCTTAACAGCTTTATAGCAATTAGCATTGCAGCACAGCAGTGCATGCCCAGTCTCCTTTGTGACTTTATAGTTATTGGGCGGACTATATCTGACTTCAGCAGTGTCCTAACCATTACCGTTATGGCAATTGATACCTACATTGCAGTTAGTTTGCCGTTGCGTTACGTGGCGATAATTCATCCGTCACGAACTGTCAAACTTGTAATTGTGATTTGGATTCTTGCATCAGTCTACCCATTCATCTTATTAACTGCGATCCTGGCAAAGCAGCCAGCTCTCAGTCATGGCCACAAGATGTGTCTCATGTTGCTGAGCCCAAATATGTGCCCCTTCAGCCGCCAGTTCATATTAGGGATCAACATTTTCCTTGTGTTCAGTGTTTTGACCTTTTTCTTGATAGTGCTGTACTGCTACATCATGCTGTACTGTAAAACTCGGGGCTCAGGCATCTGGGACAGCCTCAACTCCAGGGCAAGAATGACCCTGCTGATACATGGAATCGTGCTCTTCCTATATTTTGGTCCCTGTTTGATTTTTAGCTTGGAGATAGTATTCAGCGACTCGAATCTCATCAACGCCAGCACCAGAATGTGGCTCTACAACATCAACATTCATGTTTTCATGATGATCCCACGACTGCTGTGCCCTTACTTATATGGCCTGAGGTACAGAGAACTTGCAGAGGCAGTCAAGAGGCTATTCATCATTGGAAGGCATCGTGTGCATGCAATAAACAGATAG